TTTGAGAGTTTAACATGAAAATCGGNNNNNNNNNNNNNNNNNNNNNNNNNNNNNNNNNNNNNNNNNNNNNNNNNNNNNNNNNNNNNNNNNNNNNNNNNNNNNNNNNNNNNNNNNNNNNNNNNNNNNNNNNNNNNNNNNNNNNNNNCGTAGCTGCTTTTTGACTCTTACTCGATGTTACTCAGCGATACATTAGTCTAAGCTGCTTCCACTCcgcctatccctcctccccttcctctcccctcctNNNNNNNNNNNNNNNNNNNNNNNNNNNNNNNNNNNNNNNNNNNNNNNNNNNNNNNNNNNNNNNNNNNNNNNNNNNNNNNNNNNNAATTCTCacccatttttccttccctttcccactcctcctcccttatacctcccccaacccccttcctgcTCTCCCTTCCTCGTTGCATAtgcttttctcctccccctccttctctcctcccttcctccccaccttccccctccccgtcctccctatCCGCTtcgcctcactctctcctcccctcttccccccttccctctccccctcccgctcgcTCCTCCCCAATTCCTACTcccgtctccttcctccctctcccccccctccccccattccccttcactTTGCCCTTCACTTTTGCCTCGAGCTTAGCTTCTCTTGCGCTCGATGCGATAGCATTTATTCTTCGTTTATGTCTATGGCATTTCGAGCANNNNNNNNNNNNNNNNNNNNNNNNNNNNNNNNNNNNNNNNNNNNNNNNNNNNNNNNNNNNNNNNNNTTACCATACTTGCGTTTACCTGCATGTGTTAAAGTTTCCCGAATCCAGTCAACAGAAATATAAAACGTCTCTCTCGCAGACTAATCACCACCTCAATCGCTCTTGCAGGAACCAAGACCTTTAGCAAGCAGGAAGAGCAACCACTAGGCCAAAGCAACAGAGGTCGACCATGAACTAGAGAACAAAACACGCCACGACTCACCACGACTCACCAGGACTCCCCACGACTCTTGGAGCGACGGCCGCCTCGTGTCCGCAGGGCCCCGTTCGAGCGGCGATGCGGAAGGGCgcgaggcgagagagcgagatcgaGCCGAAGATGCCGTCCTCTGCGCCAGGATCCCCCTCGAACACGCCCGAAGGCTCAGCCGGCGATGTGAGACTCCTCCACGCTTCGGCAGGATGTTAAGCGGACGACGTGGGACGGCATGGCACCCTCCACGGACTCCCCATGGCCGCCGTCGTTCCCTCGCGACGTGGCCTCGTCGGTGGTGGCCTCGGTCCAGCACGTGACGTCATCGGTCAGGCTCCTGCTGGTGGGCTGCTTCCAGTGCCAGTCCCTCAGGATCGGCTGCTGGAGGCGCCAGGAGGAACCCGACGGGGCGTGGTTCGACTGCGAGAAGGTGAGTTTCCCTGCGGCGGGAGAACGGCGCTCGAGACGAGGCCGTTCAGTGTTNNNNNNNNNNNNNNNNNNNNNNNNNNNNNNNNNNNNNNNNNNNNNNNNNNNNNNNNNNNNNNNNNNNNNNNNNNNNNNNNNNNNNNNNNNNNNNNNNNNNNNNNNNNNNNNNNNNNNNNNNNNNNNNNNNNNNNNNNNNNNNNNNNNNNNNNNNNNNNNNNAGNNNNNNNNNNNNNNNNNNNNNNNNNNNNNNNNNNNGGTGTTGCATTACGATAGCGTGAGTAGTTTGCACGAGTATCCTTcagtatgtaaaaaaatgtatatatattattttagtatataactGCAACACAANNNNNNNNNNNNNNNNNNNNNNNNNNNNNNNNNNNNNNNNNCCTTGATGTCTCTCTCATTCCAAATTGTTTTAGACGGTGTACGCATTCGGAATGCCTTATCCTGCGCCGCCTCCCTTCTCACGCGAGTCCTTCCCTTGCAGCTCCAGGTCGAGCATCCCTTCTGCTACGTGAATCCTGTGGCGCTGACGGAGCCCGCCTCGGCGACGACCTCCCCCCCGCTTCGGGAAAACCACGCGGCCGCTCCCGCCGACGGCAGTGGCAAGGCCGCGTCGGGCAGGGGCGTCGGCACCTCGCTCCTGGCGGCGCCTCGCACCTCCAGCCTCCCCTCCTACTCCAGTTACTCCACCTCGAGCCACTGCAAGGCCAAGGGAGAGGCCCTCCCCAACGGCAGCGCCACCCTGCTGCGGAACGGCGGGCCGACCGCTCTCAAGAACGGCGACGTCcaccgcagcagcagcagcctcgTGGAGTCCTTCGCGGCCAAGCTCGAGGCTGACATCCGCAAGCTCGAGTACGACCGCCAGCGGGCCGAGGGCGAGGCGGTGCCCAGGACTCCGCCGAACGACTTCCTCCTCGGGGACGCGATCCTCGAGCTGCCCGACTACCTCAGGGACGCGGCGACGGAGGAGATGGGCGCCGAGGACGTCGATTTCCTCAGCGACATCCGGCTCGACTGCCGCGGATTCGACGACTGCGCGGACGGCGAGGCTGGCGAGAGGCCCGTCGACGCCCAGGAGGTGTGGCAGCCGGAGGAGCTCGAGGACGCCTTCGAGTGCTACAACATGGCGGCCTTCTACTCCTACGGCGCCCCCCTCGCCTCGGTAGGTCGGCGCGGGGACGCcggtgggggcgggggtgttgggggggacgCTGCGTCGAGTTTCTGAGGANNNNNNNNNNNNNNNNNNNNNNNNNNNNNNNNNNNNNNNNNNNNNNNNNNNNNNNNNNNNNNNNNNNNNNNNNNNNNNNNNNNNNNNNNNNNNNNNNNNNNNNNNNNNNNNNNNNNNNNNNNNNNNNNNNNNNNNNNNNNNNNNNNNNNNNNNNNNNNNNNNNNNNNNNNNNNNNNNNNNNNNNNNNNNNNNNNNNNNNNNNNNNNNNNNNNNNNNNNNNNNNNNNNNNNNNNNNNNNNNNNNNNNNNNNNNNNNNNNNNNNNNNNNNNNNNNNNNNNNNNNNNNNNNNCATATCACATTGTTACATCCAGACATTTTAATGTTTACTCTAAAGGTCAGACGTAAGGTCGAATAAAGATGCCGATAGTATTAAAATGCAGcggccccctttttctttctataatataatacccCTTTCTTAATCATTGAATCAAAGAATAGCGTTTTAAAAGACGTCGTTATCTGTAGACAGGCTGATGGTGACAACGCTCGTGTGTTCGAGTCTGTATTCCATCTCTAATCGTCCTTCTCCGTTTCAGAGCGGTGGTCGAAACGCTTCGATACACAGAGGGGAGAAGTTCGAAGAGGTTTTTCCAGTCACtttccacaacaacaacactataaaAGTCTACAAACCggcgagtgaaagtgagagtcCGTTGACTTTGCCCGCGAAGGAGGAAGTTGTGATAGAGAACGAGATTGAAACTCCCTGTGAACAGACTAAGCGAACTATAACAGAAGACCAGCTAAAGGAATTTATTAAAATGTGCGTTTTCGCCGAAGACGTGAGCGAAGTTAAAGTTCCTTGTACTAAGGGTACAAGCATCTGTGATGATAACGTATATTATTGTAGTAAAAGCTTTAATAAGCATCTTATTTATAATCTAGTCAAATCCACAATGTCTGAATGTAGTAAAAATTATTCTCAGTCCATTGCTGTATGTGTAAATTACCCAGTTCATTTAGTACAAAACAAAGTTCTCAGCGTTCTACAGGACCAGGGAAGTCAGTATGAGCTGATTCCTTCCGGTCTGCAGGTATTCAGATCCAACACCCTCTTTAGTGTATCCGACAACTTGCTTTACCAGAACCAAATCATGACCGAGAGACGCATAGAAAACGTGGTGATAGACGAGTTGAAGAAGGAGGACAAACTGTGGCAAAATGTAagccaagaggaggaggaactgaaAGAGGCTATAGCGACTGAAATCCTAGATGATATCATTGGTGATGCGACGTCTCTTTTCAAGTCTATAttagaaaagaaattattaacATGACCGTGCCTTAATACTTTATAAAATGAGTGATATTgcgtcatattttctttcttttcaatgttCAATACGTACTATTGGGGCATTTACGAAACAAGAAAGACCAGATACTGTAACAATGTGCGAATATTGTCTTTGTTAAAGATAATCGTCcctattatgataattgtttagTATTACAATCTTATGCATGAGTACAATCatgaattattttcatatatcatctGTGACATTAATTATTGTGTAATGGACTTAACTATATCGTGTACCAGTTActtatatataacaatcatatcaaagaataatgtgtatatatagaagacaATATAAAAGTTATTTTCTAAAGACATCAAATTCAATAGTTTAATGTAGATATTAATGGTTGTCGTTTGTAATTTATTCAGGTGTATGAGAATTTGTTAATCAGTGGCTTTAAACTGAATATTGTCTATTTAAACATATTTATTGGACATAGCATACACATGTCCAACCTAAGATGAAAATCTATAAGAACTAGTTTTAAACTAATATAACTAATGATCAATtagagaaaaaagtgaataattaaGCACTCGTGGACAATCTTTAAGAgtgatatttgttatataattttttaataacaatgcTATGTCAGTGTATCAAATGTACATAACTTTTGGTACATATCTAGTCTTTCAGTGAATTTGTAtcctaaaataataaagaaaaaagttccAAGTTATTTCTaagttcttttcctctcctctgaactgaaaacaataaaaaaggaggaatcaTCCGCATAGTAGAAAGGTCTGGACATCTAAAAATCGAGGTAACTTGAAAATTTGCATCTTCAATATCAGGACTCttggtaaaaaagaagaagaaaaaagattagaatggtccatagattttttttttcaaaatcaaatggGATATAGTATGATTATGCGGAATCGAAAGGCTGTGGGTTAATATAGATGAAAACTACGGTACCCAATATTCACTTTCTCACagcgaggaccccccccccccNNNNNNNNNNNNNNNNNNNNNNNNNNNNNNNNNNNNNNNNNNNNNNNNNNNNNNNNNNNNNNNNNNNNNNNNNNNNNNNNNNNNNNNNNNNNNNNNTGTTTGTTATTAGTAACGAAAACTGTTGTGATGAATTCGAAAACGTATGGAGGTATGGGAATAATCAtgagacataaaaatatattcttggaATGATTCGATAAATACGCACCCCAATACATCAAATGTACCCGTAAATGTCTTACAAATTATGCTTAGGATACCCTCAAGCACAGTCATAAGATACCTTGACAATATACAcgtaaaatatgcaaaatatttcaataaaatatcTCAACAACTTATGGACAGAGCAAAATCGAATTTCACAATCACAGGAAACATCTTTAATGGGAAAGGAAGTCTACATNNNNNNNNNNNNNNNNNNNNNNNNNNNNNNNNNNNNNNNNNNNNNNNNNNNNNNNNNNNNNNNNNNNNNNNNNNNNNNNNNNNNNNNNNNNNNNNNNNNNNNNNNNNNNNNNNNNNNNNNNNNNNNNNNNNNNNNNNNNNNNNNNNNNNNNNNNNNNNNNNNNNNNNNNNNNNNNNNNNNNNNNNNNNNNNNNNNNNNNNNNNNNNNNNNNNNNNNNNNNNNNNNNNNNNNNNNNNNNNNNNNNNNNNNNNNNNNNNNNNNNNNNNNNNNNNNNNNNNNNNNNNNNNNNNNNNNNNNNNNNNNNNNNNNNNNNNNCTGTAACGTAGCTGGGGTAACTACTTTCAGTAAGAGACACATCAATAATGCTCACAGACTGGCCTACATGATCAAACTCTTGTTAAGTGAAAGGCCATTAGCGATAAAGCTTCTACATTTCCAAGTCATTTTAACTTGAACTCCAAGGAATAATCTAAGTAGATtcgccactttttctttttagatgaAATGTGTGTTTTAATCGGAAATATGCAATAAGATCTTAAGGACATGAAACGGACAAAACCGAAAtttgtaaaagaagaaagaggatacaCACANNNNNNNNNNNNNNNNNNNNNNNNNNNNNNNNNNNNNNNNNNNNNNNNNNNNNNNNNNNNNNNNNNNNNNNNNNNNNNNNNNNNNNNNNNNNNNNNNNNNNNNNNNNNNNNNNNNNNNNNNNNNNNNNNNNNNNNNNNNNNNNNNNNNNNNNNNNNNNNNNNNNNNNNNNNNNNNNNNNNNNNNNNNNNNNNNNNNNNNNNNNNNNNNNNNNNNNNNNNNNNNNNNNNNNNNNNNNNNNNNNNNNNNNNNNNNNNNNNNNNNNNNNNNNNNNNNNNNNNNNNNNNNNNNNNNNNNNNNNNNNNNNNNNNNNNNNNNNNNNNNNNNNNNNNNNNNNNNNNNNNNNNNNNNNNNNNNNNNNNNNNNNNNNNNNNNNNNNNNNNNNNNNNNNNNNNNNNNNNNNNNNNNNNNNNNNNNNNNNNNNNNNNNNNNNNNNNNNNNNNNNNNNNNNNNNNNNNNNNNNNNNNNNNNNNNNNNNNNNNNNNNNNNNNNNNNNNNNNNNNNNNNNNNNNNNNNNNNNNNNNNNNNNNNNNNNNNNNNNNNNNNNNNNNNNNNNNNNNNNNNNNNNNNNNNNNNNNNNNNNNNNNNNNNNNNNNNNNNNNNNNNNNNNNNNNNNNNNNNNNNNNNNNNNNNNNNNNNNNNNNNNNNNNNNNNNNNNNNNNNNNNNNNNNNNNNNNNNNNNNNNNNNNNNNNNNNNNNNNNNNNNNNNNNNNNNNNNNNNNNNNNNNNNNNNNNNNNNNNNNNNNNNNNNNNNNNNNNNNNNNNNNNNNNNNNNNNNNNNNNNNNNNNNNNNNNNNNNNNNNNNNNNNNNNNNNNNNNNNNNNNNNNNNNNNNNNNNNNNNNNNNNNNNNNNNNNNNNNNNNNNNNNNNNNNNNNNNNNNNNNNNNNNNNNNNNNNNNNNNNNNNNNNNNNNNNNNNNNNNNNNNNNNNNNNNNNNNNNNNNNNNNNNNNNNNNNNNNNNNNNNNNNNNNNNNNNNNNNNNNNNNNNNNNNNNNNNNNNNNNNNNNNNNNNNNNNNNNNNNNNNNNNNNNNNNNNNNNNNNNNNNNNNNNNNNNNNNNNNNNNNNNNNNNNNNNNNNNNNNNNNNNNNNNNNNNNNNNNNNNNNNNNNNNNNNNNNNNNNNNNNNNNNNNNNNNNNNNNNNNNNNNNNNNNNNNNNNNNNNNNNNNNNNNNNNNNNNNNNNNNNNNNNNNNNNNNNNNNNNNNNNNNNNNNNNNNNNNNNNNNNTTCTTGTTCACAGTACCAAGGacaaaactcagaaaaaaaaagaaaNNNNNNNNNNNNNNNNNNNNNNNNNNNNNNNNNNNNNNNNNNNNNNNNNNNNNNNNNNNNNNNNNNNNNNNNNNNNNNNNNNNNNNNNNNNNNNNNNNNNNNNNNNNNNNNNNNNNNNNNNNNNNNNNNNNNNNNNNNNNNNNNNNNNNNNNNNNNNNNNNNNNNNNNNNNNNNNNNNNNNNNNNNNNNNNNNNNNNNNNNNNNNNNNNNNNNNNNNNNNNNNNNNNNNNNNNNNNNNNNNNNNNNNNNNNNNNNNNNNNNNNNNNNNNNNNNNNNNNNNNNNNNNNNNNNNNNNNNNNNNNNNNNNNNNNNNNNNNNNNNNNNNNNNNNNNNNNNNNNNNNNNNNNNNNNNNNNNNNNNNNNNNNNNNNNNNNNNNNNNNNNNNNNNNNNNNNNNNNNNNNNNNNNNNNNNNNNNNNNNNNNNNNNNNNNNNNNNNNNNNNNNNNNNNNNNNNNNNNNNNNNNNNNNNNNNNNNNNNNNNNNNNNNNNNNNNNNNNNNNNNNNNNNNNNNNNNNNNNNNNNNNNNNNNNNNNNNNNNNNNNNNNNNNNNNNNNNNNNNNNNNNNNNNNNNNNNNNNNNNNNNNNNNNNNNNNNNNNNNNNNNNNNNNNGNNNNNNNNNNNNNNNNNNNNNNNNNNNNNNNNNNNNNNNNNNNNNNNNNNNNNNNNNNNNNNNNNNNNNNNNNNNNNNNNNNNNNNNNNNNNNNNNNNNNNNNNNNNNNNNNNNNNNNNNNNNNNNNNNNNNNNNNNNNNNNNNNNNNNNNNNNNNNNNNNNNNNNNNNNNNNNNNNNNNNNNNNNNNNNNNNNNNNNNNNNNNNNNNNNNNNNNNNNNNNNNNNNNNNNNNNNNNNNNNNNNNNNNNNNNNNNNNNNNNNNNNNNNNNNNNNTCTATCTACTTATGCACACACGACACAANNNNNNNNNNNNNNNNNNNNNNNNNNNNNNNNNNNNNNNNNNNNNNNNNNNNNNNNNNNNNNNNNNNNNNNNNNNNNNNNNNNNNNNNNNNNNNNNNNNNNNNNNNNNNNNNNNNNNNNNNNNNNNNNNNNNNNNNNNNNNNNNNNNNNNNNNNNNNNNNNNNNNNNNNNNNNNNNNNNNNNNNNNNNNNNNNNNNNNNNNNNNNNNNNNNNNNNNNNNNNNNNNNNNNNNNNNNNNNNCNNNNNNNNNNNNNNNNNNNNNNNNNNNNNNNNNNNNNNNNNNNNNNNNNNNNNNNNNNNNNNNNNNNNNNNNNNNNNNNNNNNNNNNNNNNNNNNNNNNNNNNNNNNNNNNNNNNNNNNNNNNNNNNNNNNNNNNNNNNNNNNNNNNNNNNNNNNNNNNNNNNNNNNNNNNNNNNNNNNNNNNNNNNNNNNNNNNNNNNNNNNNNNNNNNNNNNNNNNNNNNNNNNNNNNNNNNNNNNNNNNNNNNNNNNNNNNNNNNNNNNNNNNNNNNNNNNNNNNNNNNNNNNNNNNNNNNNNNNNNNNNNNNNNNNNNNNNNNNNNNNNNNNNNNNNNNNNNNNNNNNNNNNNNNNNNNNNNNNNNNNNNNNNNNNNNNNNNNNNNNNNNNNNNNNNNNNNNNNNNNNNNNNNNNNNNNNNNNNNNNNNNNNNNNNNNNNNNNNNNNNNNNNNNNNNNNNNNNNNNNNNNNNNNNNNNNNNNNNNNNNNNNNNNNNNNNNNNNNNNNNNNNNNNNNNNNNNNNNNNNNNNNNNNNNNNNNNNNNNNNNNNNNNNNNNNNNNNNNNNNNNNNNNNNNNNNNNNNNNNNNNNNNNNNNNNNNNNNNNNNNNNNNNNNNNNNNNNNNNNNNNNNNNNNNNNNNNNNNNNNNNNNNNNNNNNNNNNNNNNNNNNNNNNNNNNNNNNNNNNNNNNNNNNNNNNNNNNNNNNNNNNNNNNNNNNNNNNNNNNNNNNNNNNNNNNNNNNNNNNNNNNNNNNNNNNNNNNNNNNNNNNNNNNNNNNNNNNNNNNNNN
This region of Penaeus monodon isolate SGIC_2016 chromosome 27, NSTDA_Pmon_1, whole genome shotgun sequence genomic DNA includes:
- the LOC119590555 gene encoding uncharacterized protein LOC119590555 encodes the protein MAPSTDSPWPPSFPRDVASSVVASVQHVTSSVRLLLVGCFQCQSLRIGCWRRQEEPDGAWFDCEKLQVEHPFCYVNPVALTEPASATTSPPLRENHAAAPADGSGKAASGRGVGTSLLAAPRTSSLPSYSSYSTSSHCKAKGEALPNGSATLLRNGGPTALKNGDVHRSSSSLVESFAAKLEADIRKLEYDRQRAEGEAVPRTPPNDFLLGDAILELPDYLRDAATEEMGAEDVDFLSDIRLDCRGFDDCADGEAGERPVDAQEVWQPEELEDAFECYNMAAFYSYGAPLASSGGRNASIHRGEKFEEVFPVTFHNNNTIKVYKPASESESPLTLPAKEEVVIENEIETPCEQTKRTITEDQLKEFIKMCVFAEDVSEVKVPCTKGTSICDDNVYYCSKSFNKHLIYNLVKSTMSECSKNYSQSIAVCVNYPVHLVQNKVLSVLQDQGSQYELIPSGLQVFRSNTLFSVSDNLLYQNQIMTERRIENVVIDELKKEDKLWQNVSQEEEELKEAIATEILDDIIGDATSLFKSILEKKLLT